The genome window TAAAGATTTTTTTATTTTATTTTTTTATTATGAATATGTTTATTTTAACCGTAGAAATAACTCGTTTCATGAGAGATGTTATAATAAATGCATATAAAAAACAACACAGTAAAGACTGAGTTGTCTATAACAATTATGCTGGGAATGTTTCATTGATAAAACGCTCAAGGTCTAAAGCCATCTTATCATTTCCCTCTAGCAGGTATGCACGCTGCGCTGTTACAAAGTACTGTTTAACGGCATCTTTATGGGCAAAACCTTCACTAACATTCCCAAGTAAACAGTAAAGATTAGCTAAACAGTAGAAACTATTATTTTTGAGACAAATACCAATCGTTTCAAAAGTCTCACTTATCGCTCTCTCTGTTTGCTGGTTTAACCATAGATACCGACAAAAGTTATACCGACATTTAATCAGAATTTCAAGTTCATCAATTGTCCGAACCTTAACACTCTTAAAAAGATTGGTCATGCGATTATAGACTTCTTCAAATTTTGAGAGTTCATCCGTCTGAAAGTAAAAGTGTAATAAACTATTTGAGATATTCAAATATTCCCAATCATATTCGCTATATTTTGACAAAATAGCTTCTAATTTTTTGATCGCTTCATTCTGTTTAAGGTCATGGTTAAACAACACAATAGCCTCTATCCACTGAAGGTATAACTGATCGGAGAGAGGGAGTTTTACTGTCTTCGCAGCTTCTAACTCATAGATATATTTTAGTGAATCATAATCTCGTAAGTCTAAGAATTTCTTAGATACAGCACGAAATTGAGTCAAAAACTCCGATTCGACATGGATATCCTCGTCAAAAAAGTAGTCCATTGATACATTTAGCTTTTTTGCAAGGGCATATATTAAGTCTGAGCCAGGACTATAGTCTGCATCTCGCTCAATTTTACTGATTTGGGCCTGTTCACAGATACCAGCAGCCAATTCAACCTGAGACAAATTCAGTTCTTTTCTCCGACTACGCATTCGGCTCGCCAATAGTTTCCCCATATGGCCACCTCTATTCTATGTAATATTTATCTTTATATCACAAATTATAACATTATGACTTTTATTTTTCAATTATTCATACTCACCTAAAATCAAAAACTAATCCAACTTCTATGAACAATAGTACTGTCCAATGCAAGCTCCTAATCACTTCTTGCAACTTATCAATGACTTCATTGAGAGTTTTAAACATCTTGTTCTTGAACCCTCGCTTCCGAATCTCTGCCCAGACTTGCTCAAGAGGTAAATTCTTATCCCCAAATTCATGGAATTTCATATTTCAACTCCTTACTGTAGGACTTTCACTAGCTACATCCCTAGTTTGATGTTATTGTACTGATATTTTTAGACAGAGTTTTTATTATCCAACCTACAAAAAAGAGAGAACTTGCCACTCCTTTCTGAAACCTATACCTCCACCTATTTCTCCAGTTTTATCACCTTATCATAGCGCTTCAAGTCCTCTTCACTATAGTGATGAATCACTTCTACGAGTGTTTGAGGGAGCGAGAAGAGAAGTTGACTGATTTTCTCTTGATTTTTAAGGTCCAGATTGGCTTTGACTTCATCAGCTAGGATAAATTGGCGATTGTGATAGAGAGCACGTGCAATTTCTAACCGCTGCTTCTCACCGCCCGACAGAGTCTGGTTACTAGGGGTTTTGCTTTGAAGAGCTTTCAAACCAGTTTGTCGCAGGATTTCATCCATCTTTACGGAATCCAGTTCTTGTCCCAAAGCAATATTTTCCTCTAGGCTCAAACTATCAAAGATATGACTAGACTGGAGAATGTAGGCTCCTGCCTGATAAAGTTCATCCGAGGTTAGCTCTTGCCCATGGTAGCGAATCCGACCATGACTGGGCTTAATTTCACCATAAATTAGGTTCAGTAAGGTGGTTTTCCCAGACCCACTTTCTCCGATAATAGCAATCTTTTCGCCTTCCTCAATAGTTAGGTCACAAGGGGCTAGAATTTCTTGACCATCACGCACTACACTTACTTGCTTTAACTGGATAGGAAAGACAGAACCTTCGAGAACAGAAGGCATTTCAAAGCCCACTCCCAGCAATTTTTGATATTTATCACAGAGAGACTTAGCTGATTTTCTAGTATTGATAAAATAAGACAACTCCTGAAATTGATAGCCAATATTATACGATACTAGGTAAATCCCTACAAAGCTGGCTGCAGATAGGTAGTTATAATAGGTCATGAAACCACCAATGACAATAGGCGCGACCGAGCAAAAAGCATCAATTCCATTGATAAAGAGACTATTTATTGTCCGTTGCTTCTCATAGGCGATTTCTTCCTTTAGAGTCTTATGCAAATCTTTAGAAAACAATTTGAAAAACAAACTTTGTCCCCGATAATACCGTATGGAACGAGCACCTGCGATCATATTGGTTGCTTGAGAGACATAGACTTGGTTCGCTAGGGACTTCTCCTTCGTAATTTCATCCAAACGTTTAGAGCCAATTCCACTACAAAGAGTAGGTATCGAATAAAAAACGATAAAGAGCAAGCCAAGATAAAAATTAGTCCAAAGAGCATAACAGATAGAGACGGTTGTAAATCCCAAAGAAGAAATGATAATAACAG of Streptococcus sp. S5 contains these proteins:
- a CDS encoding helix-turn-helix domain-containing protein, with amino-acid sequence MGKLLASRMRSRRKELNLSQVELAAGICEQAQISKIERDADYSPGSDLIYALAKKLNVSMDYFFDEDIHVESEFLTQFRAVSKKFLDLRDYDSLKYIYELEAAKTVKLPLSDQLYLQWIEAIVLFNHDLKQNEAIKKLEAILSKYSEYDWEYLNISNSLLHFYFQTDELSKFEEVYNRMTNLFKSVKVRTIDELEILIKCRYNFCRYLWLNQQTERAISETFETIGICLKNNSFYCLANLYCLLGNVSEGFAHKDAVKQYFVTAQRAYLLEGNDKMALDLERFINETFPA
- the gggC gene encoding streptosactin export ABC transporter GggC; the protein is MLRSYVTKKHLFFYFVAIMITWLEAIITPALIQYIVSSFTNHQLHLLWQVLVWGIIGNLILLLGLAGKRYYYARVLTDFKLGIKKDIFQTFLYSRRIADEEVLSDLENDVKQLEDNYIESTVIIISSLGFTTVSICYALWTNFYLGLLFIVFYSIPTLCSGIGSKRLDEITKEKSLANQVYVSQATNMIAGARSIRYYRGQSLFFKLFSKDLHKTLKEEIAYEKQRTINSLFINGIDAFCSVAPIVIGGFMTYYNYLSAASFVGIYLVSYNIGYQFQELSYFINTRKSAKSLCDKYQKLLGVGFEMPSVLEGSVFPIQLKQVSVVRDGQEILAPCDLTIEEGEKIAIIGESGSGKTTLLNLIYGEIKPSHGRIRYHGQELTSDELYQAGAYILQSSHIFDSLSLEENIALGQELDSVKMDEILRQTGLKALQSKTPSNQTLSGGEKQRLEIARALYHNRQFILADEVKANLDLKNQEKISQLLFSLPQTLVEVIHHYSEEDLKRYDKVIKLEK